Sequence from the Paenibacillus riograndensis SBR5 genome:
CCCCGCGGATTTGGCTTAAGGCACTGTACAACTGGTCGCTCCAGCTCGTGTCTCCGTTCATCATGAGCGCGTTGATGTTCGGATTCCTATAGAAGTCCATAGCGTAATTCTGGACAATCTCTTTATAATTTATAAAAACGGTTTCAGTATTCACCAGCACATTCTGATTCGCCTTGTTGACGTTGTCTATCGTAATATTCCGGTACCAATAAAAGATCACAACAGCCAGCACAAGAATGCAGCAGACTGAAATTGCGGTCAGGCTCATAAAAAAGCGGGTGTATAATTTCTTTCTTTTTCCCAAGCTGCTCACCCCTTAAGGTAAATCTGTTACCCCCATTCTAGAGGGAAAAGCCATTCGCTGACAAGGAGTGAAATATCGGCAATATAGCATGAAAGTATAAAAACGAAGAAATAGAACATAGAAAATACAAGAAAGTTAAACATATACAAACTATAATTGGTGGTGCTTACATTTGAATTGTTTTGAGGAGGACTACTGCAATGAGAACATTCCGCAATCCGGTGCTGCCGGGATTTTATCCTGATCCTTCCGCGATCCGCGTCGGTGAAGATTATTATCTTGTGACTTCAAGCTTTGAGTTTTTTCCGGGCGTGCCTATCTTCCACAGCAAGGATCTGGTCAACTGGCGCCAGCTCGGCCATGTACTGGACCGTCCGTCCCAGCTCAATCTGGATCACACGATTCCCTCCATGGGCATATGGGCACCGACGCTCCGCTATCATGAAGGAGTTTTTTATATGATTACCACTTATGTTGATAATGACAAAAACCAGCACAATTTCTATGTTACAGCAACCGATCCGGCCGGAGACTGGTCTGACCCCGTATGGCTGGAGGATGCACCCGGCATTGACTCCTCCTTGTTCTTCGATGATGACGGTAAGGTGTATTATACGGGCAACCGGGTTCCGCCGGAAGGGCAGGATTATCCGAAGCATATGGATATCTGGCTGCAGGAGATCGATCTTAGCCAAGGCAGGCTGATTGGCCCGAAGCACAGCATTTGGCAGGGCGCCCTTAAGGTGGCTCACGCCCAGGAGGGACCGCATATCTATAAAATCGGCGCCTGGTATTACGTACTGATTGCCGAAGGCGGCACCGGGCATACTCATGCGATTACGATCGCCAGAAGCAAGAGTGTGACGGGGCCGTATGAGGGCCATAAAGCCAATCCGATTTTGACGCACCGCCATCTCGGCAGAGCTTATCCCATCGTCAATGTCGGACACGGGGAGCTTGTGGAGACCCAGCACGGTGACTGGTGGATGTTCTGCCTGGCTTCGCGGACCTGCGGCGGCTATTACCGCAATCTGGGACGCGAAACCTTCCTGACACCGGTCATATGGGAGAATGAATGGCCGGTGGTCAACCCCGGCAAAGGCGTGCTTGAATTGGAGACACCGGCTCCGGATTTGCCGGAGACAAGGTGGCCGGAGCTGCCTGCACGCGATGAGTTTACGGGCAGTGAGCTTGGGCTGATCTGGAATTTCCTGCGGACACCGCGGGGGGAATTCTGGAGTCTTACCGAGAAGCCCGGCTTCCTGCGGCTTCATTTGAAGGCGGAGCGGCTCTCGGAGATTGCCAATCCATCCTTTATCGGCAGGCGCCAGCAGCATTTGAGCTTCCGGGCGGCGGCTGACATGACGTTTCGTCCCGCTGCCGAAGGGGAGGTTGCCGGACTGGTCCTTCTCCAGAATGCGGATTACCACTTCCGGTATGAATACGGGCTGGAGGCAGGCGAACGTGTGCTGCAGTTGATTCAGCGAAAGGGCGGCAGCGAACAGCTGCTGGCGTCCGTGCCATATCCGCAGGATCAGGTGCAGCTTAAGGTGGAAGCCAGAGGACAGGAGTACAGCTTCTATTACAGATCCTCTGAAGCCGCCAAGTGGACAGCCTTCTTCGAACGGGCTGACGGCAGAGTGCTCAGCACGGACCTGGCCGGAGGTTTTACAGGAGCTTATATCGGAATGTACACAAGCTCTCAAGGCGCGGAGAGTGAAAGCTATGCCGATT
This genomic interval carries:
- a CDS encoding glycoside hydrolase family 43 protein, with translation MRTFRNPVLPGFYPDPSAIRVGEDYYLVTSSFEFFPGVPIFHSKDLVNWRQLGHVLDRPSQLNLDHTIPSMGIWAPTLRYHEGVFYMITTYVDNDKNQHNFYVTATDPAGDWSDPVWLEDAPGIDSSLFFDDDGKVYYTGNRVPPEGQDYPKHMDIWLQEIDLSQGRLIGPKHSIWQGALKVAHAQEGPHIYKIGAWYYVLIAEGGTGHTHAITIARSKSVTGPYEGHKANPILTHRHLGRAYPIVNVGHGELVETQHGDWWMFCLASRTCGGYYRNLGRETFLTPVIWENEWPVVNPGKGVLELETPAPDLPETRWPELPARDEFTGSELGLIWNFLRTPRGEFWSLTEKPGFLRLHLKAERLSEIANPSFIGRRQQHLSFRAAADMTFRPAAEGEVAGLVLLQNADYHFRYEYGLEAGERVLQLIQRKGGSEQLLASVPYPQDQVQLKVEARGQEYSFYYRSSEAAKWTAFFERADGRVLSTDLAGGFTGAYIGMYTSSQGAESESYADFDWFSYEGLE